One Clavibacter zhangzhiyongii genomic region harbors:
- the phnC gene encoding phosphonate ABC transporter ATP-binding protein yields MTGTTTSPLVSVAGLTKSFGATRALHDVDLTVERGEVVVLLGLSGSGKSTLLRHLDGLEMPSAGTVRVFDQDVASLGQQGLRALRGRVAMIFQQFELVPSLTVLENVLTGALGRLRGPRLGIWTYPRAARTEALGHLNRVGLLEKAYERADRLSGGQQQRVAIARALMQRPEILLADEPVASLDPESSEQVMRLIREIAADDGLTVVCSLHQVDLALGWGDRIVGLRHGEVVLDTPTRGIGKAQVMEIYGRVASTTSALAAIATELGGGMPLEEAAPVGALGALGRLGSAGPSAPDGPR; encoded by the coding sequence ATGACCGGCACGACGACCTCCCCGCTCGTCTCCGTCGCAGGGCTCACCAAGTCCTTCGGCGCCACGCGGGCGCTCCACGACGTCGACCTGACCGTCGAGCGCGGGGAGGTCGTCGTGCTCCTCGGCCTGTCCGGCTCGGGCAAGTCGACCCTCCTCCGCCACCTCGACGGCCTCGAGATGCCGAGCGCGGGCACCGTCCGCGTCTTCGACCAGGACGTCGCGTCCCTCGGCCAGCAGGGGCTCCGCGCCCTCCGCGGCCGGGTCGCGATGATCTTCCAGCAGTTCGAGCTCGTGCCGTCGTTGACGGTGCTCGAGAACGTGCTCACCGGCGCGCTCGGCCGGCTCCGCGGCCCGCGCCTCGGGATCTGGACGTACCCCCGCGCCGCCCGCACCGAGGCGCTCGGCCACCTGAACCGCGTGGGCCTGCTCGAGAAGGCCTACGAGCGGGCCGACCGGCTCTCCGGCGGGCAGCAGCAGCGCGTCGCCATCGCGCGGGCGCTCATGCAGCGGCCCGAGATCCTGCTCGCCGACGAGCCCGTCGCGAGCCTCGACCCGGAGTCGAGCGAGCAGGTGATGCGGCTGATCCGCGAGATCGCCGCGGACGACGGGCTCACCGTGGTCTGCAGCCTGCACCAGGTCGACCTCGCGCTCGGCTGGGGCGACCGCATCGTCGGCCTCCGCCACGGCGAGGTCGTGCTCGACACCCCCACGCGCGGCATCGGCAAGGCCCAGGTGATGGAGATCTACGGGCGGGTGGCGTCGACGACGTCGGCGCTCGCCGCCATCGCGACCGAGCTCGGCGGCGGCATGCCGCTCGAGGAGGCGGCCCCCGTGGGTGCGCTGGGCGCGCTCGGGCGGCTCGGCTCCGCCGGTCCGTCCGCTCCGGACGGCCCCCGGTGA
- a CDS encoding PhnE/PtxC family ABC transporter permease, producing the protein MTAVAERPGGAPPGVRPDVEARAPRRPPERQRALALVVVLAMAAFAVHALTTLDFSWSDIARSTENAAKVFSRMDPISFPAPADLVYLIGLTLGIVVLGTLAAALVSIPVAYASAANTTPAPWLRWLGRTIGVVTRAIPDVVLALAFALAFTLGSPLPGILAIGIHSIGMISKLFADAIEQVDEGPQRAIRTTGGTRAQEFWSGVFPQVLPSWIATVLHRFDINLRGSAILGYAGVGGLGYAMKVAFGQFPTGYGRGLGIAIVIFLLCVLVEIVSSSIRRSVLGVRPAGRGPGDRIVRWITRGRAAPDRSADPAVARAVTIDSMQRRPWTPDRVRTAMWSALAVAVVVGGWLAADIDLDQITWEYVAPTFQSFWPPSLGTHTFTEFAEALLVTIQVAFAAALLSVVLALVVGSLAARNVAPSPGVRNGARVLLVVFRGVPELVLAILLIMITGLGNQAGVVALAFGGVGLLGKLIADSFEEVDAGPERALTAIGATRGQRFLAATWPQGLPSLVGNSLYLVDTNIRAATILGIVGGSGIGFHLTNASSVMTLHGQVTTLVAMVFVSVLAVEGLAAWLRRVFR; encoded by the coding sequence GTGACCGCGGTCGCCGAGCGCCCGGGCGGGGCCCCTCCCGGCGTCCGGCCGGACGTCGAGGCGCGCGCGCCCCGCCGGCCCCCGGAGCGGCAGCGGGCGCTCGCGCTGGTGGTCGTCCTCGCGATGGCGGCCTTCGCCGTCCACGCGCTGACGACCCTCGACTTCTCCTGGTCGGACATCGCCCGCAGCACCGAGAACGCCGCGAAGGTGTTCTCGCGCATGGACCCGATCAGCTTCCCGGCGCCCGCCGACCTCGTCTACCTCATCGGCCTGACGCTCGGCATCGTCGTGCTCGGCACGCTCGCCGCGGCCCTCGTCTCCATCCCCGTCGCGTACGCGTCGGCGGCGAACACGACGCCGGCGCCGTGGCTGCGCTGGCTCGGCCGCACGATCGGCGTCGTCACCCGCGCCATCCCCGACGTCGTGCTGGCGCTGGCGTTCGCGCTCGCCTTCACGCTGGGGAGCCCGCTGCCCGGCATCCTCGCCATCGGGATCCACTCGATCGGCATGATCTCGAAGCTCTTCGCCGACGCCATCGAGCAGGTCGACGAGGGCCCCCAGCGGGCCATCCGCACCACGGGCGGCACGCGCGCGCAGGAGTTCTGGTCGGGCGTCTTCCCGCAGGTGCTGCCGTCGTGGATCGCCACGGTGCTGCACCGCTTCGACATCAACCTGCGCGGCTCCGCGATCCTCGGCTACGCCGGCGTGGGCGGGCTCGGCTACGCGATGAAGGTCGCGTTCGGCCAGTTCCCCACCGGGTACGGCCGGGGACTCGGGATCGCGATCGTGATCTTCCTGCTGTGCGTGCTCGTGGAGATCGTCTCGTCGTCGATCCGCCGCAGCGTGCTCGGCGTGCGGCCCGCCGGGCGCGGGCCGGGCGACCGCATCGTGCGGTGGATCACGCGGGGCCGCGCGGCACCCGACCGGTCCGCGGACCCGGCCGTCGCGCGCGCCGTGACGATCGACTCCATGCAGCGTCGGCCGTGGACGCCCGACCGCGTGCGCACCGCGATGTGGTCGGCGCTCGCCGTGGCGGTCGTCGTCGGCGGCTGGCTCGCGGCCGACATCGACCTCGACCAGATCACGTGGGAGTACGTCGCGCCCACGTTCCAGAGCTTCTGGCCGCCGAGCCTCGGGACGCACACGTTCACCGAGTTCGCGGAGGCGCTGCTCGTCACGATCCAGGTGGCCTTCGCGGCCGCGCTCCTCTCGGTCGTGCTGGCGCTCGTCGTCGGATCCCTCGCCGCGCGCAACGTCGCGCCGAGCCCGGGCGTGCGGAACGGCGCGCGCGTGCTGCTCGTCGTGTTCCGCGGCGTGCCCGAGCTGGTGCTCGCGATCCTGCTGATCATGATCACGGGGCTCGGCAACCAGGCCGGCGTGGTCGCGCTCGCGTTCGGCGGCGTCGGGCTCCTCGGCAAGCTCATCGCCGACTCCTTCGAGGAGGTGGACGCGGGGCCCGAGCGTGCGCTGACGGCGATCGGCGCGACCCGCGGGCAGCGGTTCCTCGCGGCCACCTGGCCGCAGGGGCTGCCGTCGCTCGTCGGCAACTCGCTGTACCTCGTCGACACGAACATCCGCGCGGCCACGATCCTCGGCATCGTCGGCGGGAGCGGGATCGGCTTCCACCTGACCAACGCGTCGTCCGTGATGACGCTGCACGGGCAGGTCACGACCCTCGTCGCGATGGTGTTCGTGAGCGTGCTGGCGGTCGAGGGCCTCGCGGCGTGGCTGCGGCGCGTGTTCCGGTGA
- a CDS encoding oxidoreductase — protein MTPGAPLRVAVVGPGAIGTAVAAALHEAGVPVLLCGRTPRDRLVLVAGDATVVVPGPVHVDPAGVAGPVDLVLLAVKATQVEAAAPWLAALCDAGTVVGVLQNGVEQVASVAPHVPGSAVVPAVVWFPAEARADGSVLLRGAARLTLPDVPAARVVVQALHGSRCAVELTADLPTVAWRKLVQNAVAGIMALTGRRAGVFRRDDVADLARAYALECLEVARAEGADLGDEVADAIVDAFRAAPADMGTSILADRAAGRPLEWEARNGVVLRRGRAHGLPMPVSAVIVPLLAATGDGPG, from the coding sequence GTGACGCCGGGCGCTCCGCTCCGCGTGGCGGTGGTCGGGCCGGGCGCCATCGGCACGGCCGTCGCGGCCGCGCTGCACGAGGCCGGGGTGCCGGTGCTCCTGTGCGGGCGGACGCCCCGCGACCGGCTCGTGCTGGTCGCGGGCGACGCGACCGTCGTGGTCCCCGGTCCCGTGCACGTCGACCCGGCGGGCGTCGCGGGCCCGGTCGACCTCGTGCTCCTCGCCGTGAAGGCGACGCAGGTCGAGGCGGCGGCGCCGTGGCTCGCGGCGCTCTGCGACGCGGGCACCGTCGTCGGCGTGCTGCAGAACGGCGTCGAGCAGGTGGCGTCCGTCGCGCCGCACGTGCCGGGGTCGGCGGTGGTGCCCGCGGTGGTGTGGTTCCCGGCGGAGGCGCGGGCCGACGGGTCGGTCCTCCTCCGCGGCGCCGCGCGCCTCACGCTGCCGGACGTGCCGGCGGCCCGGGTCGTCGTGCAGGCGCTCCACGGCAGCCGGTGCGCGGTCGAACTGACGGCGGACCTGCCCACGGTCGCCTGGCGGAAGCTCGTGCAGAACGCGGTCGCGGGGATCATGGCGCTCACCGGTCGACGCGCCGGCGTCTTCCGCCGGGACGACGTCGCCGACCTGGCCCGGGCGTACGCGCTCGAGTGCCTGGAGGTGGCGCGAGCCGAGGGCGCGGACCTCGGCGACGAGGTGGCGGACGCGATCGTCGACGCCTTCCGCGCGGCTCCCGCCGACATGGGGACCTCGATCCTCGCCGACCGCGCGGCGGGCCGCCCCCTCGAGTGGGAGGCGCGCAACGGCGTGGTCCTCCGCCGCGGCCGGGCGCACGGCCTGCCGATGCCCGTCAGCGCGGTGATCGTGCCGCTGCTGGCCGCGACGGGCGACGGGCCGGGCTGA
- a CDS encoding DapH/DapD/GlmU-related protein — MTTRLSEQPAIGPDVTMTGSEVGRWTEIGAGTRLLDTVIGDYSYCDRLCDLAHTTVGRFANIASAVRVGATDHPLDRATLHHFMYRSTLYWDDAEDDAEFFAHRRSRRTTIGHDTWIGHGAMIKPGVRVGDGAVVASGAVVTRDVPDYAIVAGVPATVIRFRQPPEIAARLQRLAWWDWDHATLRARLDDFRALSTVEFLERYEG, encoded by the coding sequence GTGACCACGCGCCTCTCGGAGCAGCCGGCGATCGGCCCCGACGTCACGATGACGGGCAGCGAGGTCGGCCGCTGGACGGAGATCGGCGCCGGCACGCGCCTGCTCGACACCGTGATCGGCGACTACAGCTACTGCGACCGCCTGTGCGATCTCGCCCACACGACCGTGGGCCGGTTCGCCAACATCGCGAGCGCGGTCCGCGTCGGGGCCACCGACCACCCCCTCGACCGGGCGACGCTGCACCACTTCATGTACCGCAGCACCCTGTACTGGGACGACGCGGAGGACGACGCGGAGTTCTTCGCGCACCGCCGCTCGCGCCGCACGACCATCGGCCACGACACGTGGATCGGGCACGGCGCCATGATCAAGCCGGGCGTGCGCGTCGGCGACGGCGCGGTCGTCGCCTCGGGGGCGGTCGTCACGCGCGACGTGCCGGACTACGCGATCGTGGCGGGCGTGCCCGCGACGGTGATCCGCTTCCGCCAGCCCCCGGAGATCGCCGCGCGCCTGCAGCGCCTCGCCTGGTGGGACTGGGACCACGCGACCCTCCGCGCCCGCCTCGACGACTTCCGCGCGCTGTCCACCGTGGAGTTCCTGGAGCGGTACGAGGGCTGA
- the phnN gene encoding phosphonate metabolism protein/1,5-bisphosphokinase (PRPP-forming) PhnN, which yields MGPGPFVAVVGASGVGKDALLAAARADGGPDAFFPRRAITRPPGPGEDFDAVGEEAFASAAARGAYAVTWEAHGLRYGIPATADDASRAGIAVVANVSRGMLDVLQARYARLVVVRITVSDEVRAARLRERGREPAADIARRLARADPAPDRVADHELRNDGTVAEGGAALLRVIRAALADVRGITPGDDPAGPDDPHPLDPASRGRTETP from the coding sequence GTGGGCCCCGGCCCGTTCGTCGCCGTCGTCGGCGCGAGCGGCGTCGGCAAGGACGCCCTCCTCGCCGCCGCCCGCGCGGACGGAGGCCCGGACGCGTTCTTCCCCCGCCGCGCCATCACCCGCCCGCCCGGACCCGGCGAGGACTTCGACGCCGTCGGCGAGGAGGCGTTCGCCTCGGCCGCGGCGCGCGGCGCCTACGCCGTGACCTGGGAGGCGCACGGGCTCCGCTACGGGATCCCCGCGACCGCCGACGACGCGTCGCGCGCGGGCATCGCCGTGGTCGCGAACGTCTCCCGCGGCATGCTCGACGTGCTCCAGGCGCGCTACGCGCGGCTGGTCGTGGTGCGGATCACCGTGTCCGACGAGGTGCGCGCCGCCCGCCTCCGCGAGCGGGGACGCGAACCCGCCGCCGACATCGCCCGGCGGCTGGCCCGCGCGGACCCGGCGCCCGACCGCGTCGCCGACCACGAGCTCCGCAACGACGGCACGGTCGCCGAGGGCGGCGCGGCGCTGCTCCGCGTGATCCGCGCGGCCCTCGCCGACGTGCGCGGCATCACCCCCGGCGACGACCCGGCCGGCCCCGACGACCCCCATCCCCTCGACCCCGCGTCCCGCGGCAGGACGGAGACCCCGTGA
- a CDS encoding alpha-D-ribose 1-methylphosphonate 5-triphosphate diphosphatase — translation MSRETVLRNARIVLDDEVLHGSVLIRDGLVADVSPGAPGQVGGTGDDLDGDTLIPGLVELHTDHLESHAQPRPGTRWDPVPAVLAHDAQLSGAGVTTVFDAIRIGTLEGRDDATTLSRSLADAIEHAGRAGLVRAEHFIHLRCEVAAPATVAEFEAFDGIASLRLASLMDHTPGQRQYADVEAFTRYMVGKGRVQASGIGALMEELRTVAAEHSEPNRTAIAALATARGVALAAHDDATVAHVEESAALGVRISEFPTTVVAARAARAHGQLIVMGAPNIVRGGSQSGNVAATELLALGLLDILSSDYVPASPLQAIVQLDADGILPLTAGVKLVSGNPARAVGLVDRGVIRVGARADLVRVHRHGIAASERHPGGRTVPVVRAVLRAGARVS, via the coding sequence ATGAGCCGCGAGACCGTCCTGCGCAACGCCCGCATCGTCCTGGACGACGAGGTGCTGCACGGATCCGTCCTGATCCGCGACGGCCTCGTCGCCGACGTCTCCCCCGGCGCTCCCGGCCAGGTCGGCGGCACCGGCGACGACCTCGACGGCGACACCCTGATCCCCGGCCTCGTCGAGCTGCACACCGACCACCTCGAGTCGCACGCCCAGCCCCGGCCCGGCACGCGCTGGGATCCGGTGCCCGCCGTCCTCGCCCACGACGCGCAGCTGAGCGGCGCCGGCGTCACCACGGTCTTCGACGCGATCCGCATCGGCACCCTCGAGGGCCGGGACGACGCCACCACGCTGTCCCGCTCGCTCGCCGACGCCATCGAGCACGCGGGACGCGCGGGGCTCGTGCGCGCGGAGCACTTCATCCACCTCCGCTGCGAGGTCGCGGCGCCCGCCACGGTCGCCGAGTTCGAGGCGTTCGACGGCATCGCGTCGCTCCGCCTCGCGTCGCTCATGGACCACACGCCGGGCCAGCGCCAGTACGCGGACGTCGAGGCGTTCACGCGCTACATGGTCGGCAAGGGCCGCGTGCAGGCGAGCGGGATCGGCGCCCTCATGGAGGAGCTGAGGACCGTCGCCGCGGAGCACTCGGAGCCCAACCGCACGGCCATCGCCGCGCTCGCGACCGCCCGCGGGGTCGCGCTCGCCGCCCACGACGACGCGACCGTCGCCCACGTCGAGGAGTCGGCGGCGCTCGGCGTCCGCATCTCCGAGTTCCCGACCACCGTGGTCGCCGCCCGCGCGGCCCGCGCGCACGGCCAGCTCATCGTCATGGGCGCGCCGAACATCGTGCGCGGGGGCAGCCAGTCCGGCAACGTCGCGGCCACCGAGCTGCTCGCGCTCGGGCTGCTCGACATCCTGTCCTCCGACTACGTCCCCGCGAGCCCGCTGCAGGCGATCGTGCAGCTCGACGCCGACGGGATCCTCCCCCTCACCGCGGGCGTGAAGCTCGTCAGCGGCAACCCGGCCCGGGCCGTGGGCCTCGTCGACCGCGGCGTGATCCGCGTGGGCGCCCGCGCCGACCTCGTGCGCGTGCACCGCCACGGCATCGCCGCGAGCGAGCGCCACCCGGGCGGGCGCACCGTGCCCGTCGTCCGCGCCGTGCTCCGCGCCGGGGCGCGCGTCTCGTGA
- a CDS encoding DUF1045 domain-containing protein encodes MTRVAVYAVPGIGSDDAAGILLRERAEAWLGRSVVGGSAAPAPEAPAGWTRAEVDALTVDARRYGFHGTLKPPFRLADGRDLDELDAAVARFAAERERITVPGLRVTPLGDFLALVPTRHAPELHALAEDVVTRLDVFRAPPTDAETARRDPASLTPRQRELLAAWGYPHVLDGFRFHLTLTDRIPAAERPRAEAALAAWFAGCTDRPLAVDALAVLIEDAPGSPFRLHAVHPLRDLPTPHAPGAALDGTSPALPLPHIPGAALDGTSPDLPLPHIPGAAPAPDPEGTR; translated from the coding sequence CCGCCGGGATCCTCCTGCGCGAGCGCGCCGAGGCGTGGCTCGGCCGGTCCGTCGTCGGCGGATCCGCGGCCCCGGCCCCCGAGGCCCCCGCCGGCTGGACCCGCGCCGAGGTCGACGCCCTCACGGTCGATGCCCGCCGCTACGGCTTCCACGGCACGCTCAAGCCGCCCTTCCGCCTCGCGGACGGACGCGACCTCGACGAGCTCGACGCCGCGGTGGCGCGCTTCGCGGCCGAGCGGGAGCGGATCACGGTCCCCGGCCTCCGGGTCACCCCGCTCGGCGACTTCCTGGCGCTCGTCCCGACCCGGCACGCGCCCGAGCTGCACGCGCTCGCGGAGGACGTCGTGACCCGCCTCGACGTGTTCCGCGCTCCCCCGACGGACGCGGAGACGGCCCGCCGGGATCCCGCGTCCCTCACCCCGCGGCAGCGCGAGCTGCTCGCGGCGTGGGGCTACCCGCACGTCCTCGACGGGTTCCGCTTCCACCTGACCCTCACCGACCGGATCCCCGCCGCCGAGCGCCCCCGCGCCGAGGCCGCCCTCGCCGCCTGGTTCGCCGGCTGCACCGACCGGCCCCTCGCCGTCGACGCGCTCGCGGTCCTGATCGAGGACGCGCCCGGATCCCCGTTCCGCCTGCACGCGGTCCACCCGCTCCGCGACCTCCCCACCCCGCACGCCCCCGGCGCCGCGCTCGACGGCACCTCGCCCGCCCTCCCCCTCCCGCACATCCCCGGCGCCGCGCTCGACGGCACCTCGCCCGACCTCCCCCTCCCGCACATCCCCGGCGCCGCCCCGGCGCCCGACCCCGAAGGAACCCGATGA